A genomic stretch from Streptosporangium album includes:
- a CDS encoding SCP2 sterol-binding domain-containing protein produces MATVDECRVALRKLAEQFDEIDQESRSRHVVERSISCHIRDLGVTFYGRLHHGGLGPFDDSPPADGRSAEVKLTIGSDDLVSLVNGELDMGRAVFGGRVKIDASFGDLLRLRKLL; encoded by the coding sequence ATGGCAACCGTCGACGAGTGCAGGGTGGCGCTACGCAAACTCGCCGAGCAGTTCGACGAGATCGACCAGGAGAGCCGCAGCAGGCATGTGGTCGAACGCAGTATCAGTTGCCACATCCGCGATCTCGGCGTCACTTTCTACGGCCGCCTCCATCACGGTGGCCTCGGCCCATTCGATGATTCGCCACCCGCTGACGGCAGGTCCGCCGAGGTGAAGCTGACCATCGGCAGTGACGACCTGGTCTCCCTGGTCAACGGGGAGCTCGACATGGGGCGCGCCGTGTTCGGCGGTCGTGTCAAGATCGATGCCAGCTTCGGCGACCTTCTCCGTCTCCGCAAGCTCCTCTGA
- a CDS encoding tetratricopeptide repeat protein yields the protein MKEASRMVQGRSGPSDSPRPETGAPAGDVYDWFQRGMKLLTEGSPAAAVALLERAADAEPESRSIREALARAQFNSRQYADAVHSFRWIVDANPTEDYAYFGLGLALWRTGDMEGAQEPLAIAVAMRPDQRHYVSALKSVRATLRARGM from the coding sequence ATGAAGGAGGCCTCACGTATGGTCCAAGGACGTAGCGGTCCGTCTGATTCCCCCCGCCCAGAGACGGGCGCTCCGGCCGGGGACGTCTATGACTGGTTTCAACGCGGGATGAAGCTGCTGACCGAGGGCAGCCCGGCTGCGGCCGTAGCGCTGCTGGAGCGTGCCGCCGACGCCGAGCCGGAGTCGCGGAGCATCCGGGAGGCGCTCGCCCGTGCTCAGTTCAACTCCCGGCAGTACGCCGACGCCGTTCACAGTTTCCGTTGGATCGTCGACGCCAATCCAACCGAGGACTATGCCTATTTCGGTCTCGGTCTCGCCCTGTGGCGTACCGGTGACATGGAAGGAGCCCAGGAGCCTCTGGCCATCGCGGTGGCCATGCGTCCCGATCAGCGGCACTACGTGTCGGCGCTGAAAAGCGTCCGTGCCACGTTACGCGCCCGTGGGATGTGA
- a CDS encoding TlyA family RNA methyltransferase has protein sequence MSRRTRLDSELVRRKLARSREQAAQLIEAGRVSIGGQLAAKPATQVDTASAIVVTEAAEGPDYVSRGAHKLLGALEAFGPRGLTVAGRRCLDAGASTGGFTDVLLRNDAAHVLAVDVGYGQLAWSLRTDDRVTVMERVNVRDLTPEMVGEAPTLVVGDLSFISLRLVLPALTRCAAEQADFAMLVKPQFEVGKERVGAGGVVRDPALRAQAVQDVAETAQTLGLTVRGVTASPLPGPSGNVEYVIWLGKGDGAPPVADLGVEIERAVAEGPR, from the coding sequence ATGAGCCGACGGACGCGTCTCGACAGCGAGCTCGTGCGCCGGAAACTGGCCCGTTCCCGAGAACAGGCCGCCCAGCTCATCGAGGCGGGCCGGGTCAGCATAGGCGGACAGTTGGCGGCCAAGCCGGCGACACAGGTGGACACCGCCTCCGCCATTGTGGTCACCGAGGCCGCCGAAGGCCCCGACTACGTCTCGCGGGGGGCGCACAAGCTCCTCGGCGCCCTGGAGGCCTTCGGGCCACGGGGACTGACCGTCGCGGGGCGGCGCTGTCTGGACGCCGGAGCCTCTACGGGGGGCTTCACCGACGTGCTGCTCCGTAACGACGCGGCGCACGTGCTCGCCGTCGACGTCGGATACGGCCAGCTCGCCTGGTCGTTGCGGACCGACGATCGGGTCACGGTCATGGAGCGGGTCAATGTCAGGGACCTGACCCCTGAAATGGTCGGGGAGGCCCCCACCCTGGTCGTCGGCGATCTCTCCTTCATCTCGCTGCGCCTGGTGCTGCCCGCCCTGACCCGATGCGCCGCCGAGCAGGCTGACTTCGCGATGCTTGTCAAGCCGCAGTTCGAGGTCGGCAAGGAACGGGTCGGGGCGGGAGGGGTCGTCCGTGATCCCGCACTGCGAGCGCAGGCCGTGCAGGATGTGGCTGAAACCGCGCAGACGCTCGGTCTGACCGTGCGTGGCGTCACCGCGAGCCCGCTGCCAGGCCCGTCGGGCAACGTGGAGTACGTCATCTGGCTGGGCAAGGGGGACGGTGCGCCGCCGGTCGCGGACCTCGGCGTCGAGATCGAACGCGCGGTGGCAGAGGGTCCTCGGTAG
- a CDS encoding NAD kinase codes for MTTKRTVLVTAHTGRGAAVEAARVVIGRLLDAGLTVRILNAEADAIACAGADVVPASATAVQDAEMMIVLGGDGSLLRAAELARPAGVPLLGVNLGHVGFLAEAEAEDLTVTVDCVLQERYDVEERMTIDVTARLNGRLLADTWALNEATVEKNDRMLEAVAEIDGRPLSRWGCDGVICATPTGSTAYAFSAGGPVVWPEVEALLLVPISAHALFSRPLVISPRSTLALEVQPDTAGAVLWCDGRRRFDLPAGARVEFRRGEVPVRLARLHGLEDTGAPFTDRLVAKFDLPVQGWRGRTRP; via the coding sequence ATGACTACGAAGCGCACCGTGCTGGTCACCGCCCATACCGGGCGAGGCGCGGCCGTGGAGGCCGCTCGGGTGGTGATCGGCCGGCTGCTGGACGCCGGGCTGACCGTGCGTATCCTCAACGCCGAGGCGGATGCCATCGCGTGCGCGGGCGCCGATGTGGTGCCCGCGAGCGCCACAGCCGTCCAGGATGCCGAGATGATGATCGTGCTCGGTGGTGACGGCAGCCTTCTGCGGGCCGCCGAACTCGCCCGCCCCGCCGGTGTGCCGCTGCTCGGCGTCAACCTCGGGCACGTCGGTTTCCTGGCCGAGGCCGAGGCCGAGGATCTGACGGTCACGGTGGACTGCGTGCTCCAGGAGCGCTACGACGTGGAGGAGCGGATGACCATCGATGTCACCGCCCGCCTCAACGGGCGGCTGCTGGCCGACACCTGGGCGCTCAACGAGGCCACCGTGGAGAAGAACGACCGGATGCTCGAGGCGGTCGCCGAGATCGACGGGCGGCCGCTGTCGCGCTGGGGGTGTGACGGGGTCATCTGTGCCACGCCGACCGGTTCCACCGCTTATGCGTTCTCGGCTGGCGGGCCGGTGGTCTGGCCGGAGGTGGAGGCGCTGCTGCTGGTTCCGATCAGTGCCCACGCGCTGTTCTCCCGGCCGCTGGTGATCTCCCCCCGCTCCACACTGGCTCTGGAGGTCCAGCCGGACACGGCCGGGGCGGTGCTGTGGTGCGATGGCCGCCGCAGGTTCGACCTGCCCGCCGGAGCGCGGGTTGAGTTCCGGCGGGGTGAGGTGCCGGTACGGCTGGCGCGGCTCCATGGTCTGGAGGACACCGGGGCGCCGTTCACCGACAGGCTGGTCGCCAAATTCGATCTTCCTGTGCAGGGGTGGCGGGGCCGTACGAGGCCGTAG
- a CDS encoding HAD-IIA family hydrolase, producing MDVKTLIDLYDTLLLDLDGVVYLGRDAVPGAPESLREAAEHGVRLAYVTNNASRTPGAIADHLREIGAPAGPEDVVTSAQAAARLVAERFEPGAAVLVVGGMGLRSALRAHGLRPVSTAMDSPVAVVQGIAPGLSYGLLSEGALAVRQGALFVAANADSTMPTGRGELPGNGAMTRVITTATGVEPIVAGKPEPPLHRESMLRTGSTRPLVVGDRLDTDIEGATNAGVDSLLVLTGVASPLDLLTAGPRHRPTYVAADLSALHRPYPSVRRSEGGWICDGWTASWEEGRLHLEGQGDPLNGLRAASAATWEAAGEGQADEDAVKTVLGSVCTGRTSLR from the coding sequence GTGGACGTAAAGACGCTGATTGACCTCTATGACACTCTCCTCCTCGATCTTGACGGGGTGGTGTACCTCGGGCGCGATGCCGTACCGGGTGCTCCCGAGTCGCTGCGCGAGGCGGCGGAACACGGTGTGCGGCTCGCCTACGTCACCAACAACGCCTCGCGTACTCCGGGGGCGATAGCCGACCACCTGAGAGAGATCGGAGCCCCGGCGGGCCCTGAGGACGTGGTCACCTCGGCCCAGGCCGCCGCGCGGCTGGTGGCCGAACGGTTCGAGCCGGGCGCGGCGGTCCTGGTGGTCGGAGGGATGGGACTGCGTAGCGCCCTGCGTGCGCACGGACTGCGGCCGGTCAGCACCGCCATGGACAGTCCGGTCGCGGTGGTGCAGGGCATCGCCCCCGGGCTGTCCTATGGCCTGCTTTCGGAGGGTGCGCTGGCTGTGCGGCAGGGCGCACTGTTCGTCGCGGCCAACGCCGACTCGACCATGCCGACCGGCCGGGGCGAACTGCCGGGGAACGGCGCGATGACGCGGGTGATCACCACGGCGACCGGGGTGGAGCCGATCGTCGCGGGAAAACCCGAGCCGCCGTTGCATCGAGAGTCGATGCTGCGGACCGGATCGACCCGACCTCTGGTGGTCGGCGACCGCCTCGACACCGACATCGAGGGGGCCACCAACGCGGGGGTGGACAGCCTGCTGGTGCTGACCGGCGTGGCGAGCCCCCTTGACCTGCTGACCGCCGGCCCCCGGCACCGGCCCACCTACGTCGCAGCCGACCTGTCGGCCCTGCACAGGCCTTATCCGTCAGTACGCCGGAGTGAGGGCGGATGGATCTGTGACGGATGGACGGCCTCCTGGGAGGAGGGCCGTCTCCACCTCGAAGGGCAGGGAGACCCGCTTAACGGGCTCCGGGCGGCCTCTGCCGCGACATGGGAGGCCGCCGGAGAGGGACAGGCGGACGAGGACGCGGTGAAGACCGTGCTCGGCTCCGTGTGTACCGGCCGTACGTCACTCCGGTGA
- a CDS encoding single-stranded DNA-binding protein has product MDRNEVTLVGRLPETARIRSLQSGSTLGSWRMIVRRQQRGRGTRVDTIPCVSFEPEVTRAVADWLPDDMVEVMGSLRRRWWGNDGAKSSGYEVEVRSVRRVERRAAPLLTGDERARASDPTSPRPVRSLVRAQAGAAGKGAASGPADSEPLHAAGENTRVSVSRHVEAPSLG; this is encoded by the coding sequence ATGGATCGCAACGAGGTCACCCTGGTAGGCCGTCTGCCTGAGACGGCGCGAATCAGGTCGCTGCAGAGCGGGAGCACGCTCGGCAGCTGGAGAATGATCGTACGGCGGCAGCAACGCGGTCGAGGGACCCGCGTGGACACCATTCCCTGCGTGTCGTTCGAGCCCGAGGTCACCAGGGCCGTGGCCGACTGGCTACCTGACGACATGGTCGAGGTCATGGGTTCTTTGCGTCGCCGATGGTGGGGGAATGATGGGGCCAAATCCTCTGGTTACGAGGTCGAGGTCCGTTCAGTGAGGCGTGTGGAGCGCCGGGCCGCCCCGCTTCTGACCGGCGACGAGAGGGCCCGGGCTTCAGATCCCACCTCTCCCAGGCCGGTGCGCTCGCTTGTGCGGGCCCAGGCCGGCGCGGCGGGGAAGGGGGCGGCATCTGGGCCCGCCGATTCTGAGCCGCTTCATGCCGCTGGGGAAAACACGCGGGTCTCTGTCTCACGACATGTGGAGGCGCCGTCTCTTGGATGA
- a CDS encoding MBL fold metallo-hydrolase, with protein sequence MDNITALGGDVYEIDTRMAGYSGITAGYLILGDRPCLVETGTSTSAPVVRDALTTLGVGPNDLATVVVTHIHLDHAGGVGDIAGFYPQAEIVVHEKGARHLADPSRLMASARMVWGDKLDTLFGELSPTESSRIRALGDTGTVDLGNGRTLDSHYSPGHAKHHVGLIDSGTGDLYVGDAAGVYLPQTGDLRPATPPPDFDLQTALDSIGLFEALGPQRLLFSHYGPVTDVEETLGRSAEELRIWVELTRQARSEGMDLDHAVAMVKERTQERYAALKADDVTAEQFELLSGAPSNVAGILHWLERVQP encoded by the coding sequence GTGGACAACATCACCGCCCTCGGCGGAGACGTCTATGAGATCGACACAAGGATGGCCGGATACTCCGGCATCACAGCGGGATATCTGATACTTGGAGACCGTCCATGCCTGGTGGAGACGGGCACTTCCACCTCTGCTCCGGTGGTGCGCGATGCCCTGACCACCCTGGGAGTCGGTCCGAACGACCTCGCCACGGTCGTCGTCACGCATATCCACCTGGACCATGCGGGCGGAGTCGGCGACATCGCCGGGTTCTATCCGCAGGCGGAGATCGTGGTCCACGAGAAGGGAGCGCGGCATCTCGCCGATCCGTCCCGGCTTATGGCCAGCGCACGGATGGTCTGGGGTGACAAGCTGGACACCTTGTTCGGTGAGCTGTCGCCCACGGAATCCTCCCGGATCCGCGCGCTCGGCGACACGGGGACCGTCGATCTCGGCAACGGGCGCACGCTGGACAGCCACTACTCCCCCGGCCACGCCAAGCACCATGTAGGGCTGATCGACTCGGGCACCGGCGACCTCTACGTCGGCGACGCGGCCGGGGTCTACCTCCCTCAGACAGGCGACCTGCGGCCCGCCACACCGCCACCGGACTTCGATCTGCAGACCGCGCTGGATTCGATCGGCCTGTTCGAGGCTCTCGGTCCGCAGCGGCTGCTCTTCAGTCATTACGGGCCAGTGACAGACGTCGAGGAGACCCTGGGACGTTCGGCGGAGGAGTTACGTATCTGGGTCGAGTTGACTCGACAGGCACGCTCGGAGGGCATGGATTTGGATCATGCGGTGGCCATGGTCAAAGAACGCACACAGGAACGCTACGCGGCTCTGAAGGCCGATGACGTGACCGCTGAGCAGTTCGAACTACTCAGCGGCGCTCCGTCCAACGTCGCGGGAATCCTGCACTGGCTGGAGCGGGTCCAGCCATAG
- a CDS encoding DUF1015 family protein — MANPELPVPDGLVLRPFRALRFTVDDLAKVTSPPYDLIAEADVRELLDSHPNNVVRLILPGTDRHRYGEARETLRTWLSTGVLVADETPAVYVYEQTGPGVLQRGLIGDVGLVALERQIILPHEDVMPGPVADRLALMRTTEANLEPIFLLYEGDGGMATLLVNQIADSRAPLVEAETRDGVRHRLWAITNPHELASLDADLRTRKALIADGHHRYATYLALQHEHHTLRRGQLASADDAPTPERPMRPGPWDFGLALLVDSNAYPPDLKAIHRVIPGLPLEEAVTRAKRAWHVHEHVGLAEGMAALKGFTGPAYLLSAGGPAYLLTNPDPDQVEQAMPTGRSARWRALNTSVLAEFLLPKIWGMNDNEQSVRIVHHDPEKAVRLAHESGGTAVLLNPLTVDDVLAVAAQRERVPRKSTSFGPKPRTGLVLRTFTFD; from the coding sequence ATGGCGAATCCTGAACTGCCGGTGCCTGACGGGCTGGTACTGCGCCCGTTCCGTGCCCTGCGGTTCACGGTTGACGACCTGGCCAAGGTGACCTCTCCGCCCTACGACCTGATCGCCGAAGCCGACGTGCGAGAGTTGCTCGACTCACATCCAAACAACGTGGTGCGCCTCATCCTTCCCGGCACCGACCGCCACCGGTACGGGGAGGCGCGGGAGACGCTTCGGACCTGGCTTTCCACCGGTGTCCTGGTCGCCGACGAGACCCCCGCCGTATACGTCTACGAGCAGACCGGCCCGGGAGTCCTGCAGCGCGGGCTCATCGGCGACGTGGGCCTGGTCGCTCTGGAGCGGCAGATCATTTTGCCGCACGAAGACGTCATGCCTGGACCGGTCGCCGACCGGCTGGCACTCATGCGCACCACCGAGGCCAACCTGGAACCAATCTTCCTGCTCTACGAGGGCGATGGTGGTATGGCCACCCTCCTTGTGAACCAGATCGCCGACTCCCGAGCGCCACTGGTCGAAGCGGAGACCCGCGACGGAGTAAGGCACCGGCTGTGGGCCATAACCAACCCCCACGAGCTCGCCTCTCTCGACGCCGATCTCCGGACCAGGAAGGCCCTCATCGCCGACGGCCATCACCGCTACGCCACCTACCTCGCCCTCCAGCACGAGCACCACACCCTCAGGCGAGGGCAGCTCGCTTCGGCGGACGACGCGCCCACGCCTGAGCGCCCTATGAGACCGGGCCCCTGGGACTTCGGCCTGGCACTCCTGGTGGACTCCAACGCCTATCCACCGGATCTGAAGGCCATCCACCGAGTCATTCCCGGGCTGCCGCTGGAGGAGGCGGTGACCCGGGCCAAGAGAGCCTGGCACGTGCATGAACACGTCGGCCTCGCCGAGGGGATGGCCGCGCTGAAGGGCTTCACCGGGCCGGCCTACCTGCTGTCCGCCGGAGGCCCGGCATACCTCCTCACCAACCCCGACCCGGATCAGGTGGAGCAGGCCATGCCCACCGGTCGGTCCGCTCGGTGGCGCGCGCTGAACACCTCCGTCCTCGCAGAGTTCCTGCTGCCGAAAATCTGGGGAATGAACGACAACGAGCAGTCGGTGCGCATCGTGCACCACGACCCAGAGAAGGCGGTACGGCTCGCACACGAGTCCGGGGGGACAGCGGTGCTGCTGAACCCACTGACCGTCGACGACGTGCTCGCGGTCGCGGCTCAGAGAGAGCGGGTGCCGCGTAAGTCCACCTCTTTCGGCCCCAAACCCCGCACCGGCCTGGTCCTGCGCACCTTCACCTTCGACTGA